The Dermochelys coriacea isolate rDerCor1 chromosome 7, rDerCor1.pri.v4, whole genome shotgun sequence genome window below encodes:
- the CDK1 gene encoding cyclin-dependent kinase 1: MDDYTKIEKIGEGTYGVVYKGRHKSTGQVVAMKKIRLESEEEGVPSTAIREISLLKELHHPNIVCLQDVLMQDSRLYLIFEFLSMDLKKYLDSIPSGQYVDSMLVKSYLYQILQGIVFCHSRRVLHRDLKPQNLLIDDKGVIKLADFGLARAFGIPVRVYTHEVVTLWYRSPEVLLGSARYSTPVDIWSIGTIFAEIATKKPLFHGDSEIDQLFRIFRALGTPNNEVWPEVESLQDYKNTFPKWKPGSLASHVKNLDEDGLDLLSKMLIYDPAKRISGKMALNHPYFDDLDKSNLPANQIKKF; encoded by the exons GTACCTATGGTGTTGTGTATAAGGGTCGACACAAATCCACAGGACAGGTGGTTGCCATGAAGAAAATTCGACTAGAAAGTGAGGAAGAAGGTGTTCCCAGTACAGCAATCAGAGAAATTTCTTTACTAAAAGAGCTACATCATCCCAATATAGTCTG TCTTCAGGATGTGCTTATGCAAGATTCAAGACTGTACCTCATCTTTGAATTTCTTTCTATGGATCTCAAAAAATATTTGGACTCTATTCCATCTGGCCAGTATGTAGATTCCATGCTTGTTAAG AGTTACCTGTACCAAATCCTGCAAGGTATTGTATTCTGTCATTCAAGAAGGGTTCTGCACAGAGACTTAAAGCCTCAAAACTTGTTAATAGATGATAAAGGAGTAATTAAATTAGCAGATTTTGGACTGGCCAGAGCCTTTGGGATCCCTGTCCGGGTGTATACACATGAA GTAGTGACGCTGTGGTACAGATCTCCAGAGGTGTTGCTAGGATCTGCTCGTTACTCAACTCCTGTAGATATCTGGAgcataggtactatatttgctgAAATAGCAACTAAGAAACCACTGTTTCATGGAGACTCTGAAATTGATCAACTCTTCAGAATCTTCAG AGCTTTAGGGACACCCAACAATGAGGTGTGGCCCGAAGTGGAATCCTTGCAAGACTATAAGAACACATTCCCCAAGTGGAAACCTGGCAGTCTGGCATCTCACGTCAAAAACCTAGATGAAGATGGACTAGATTTACTCTCT aaaatgttaatttatgATCCTGCAAAAAGAATCTCTGGCAAAATGGCCTTGAACCATCCATACTTTGATGACTTGGACAAATCCAATCTTCCAGCCAATCAGATTAAGAAATTCTAA